Proteins encoded within one genomic window of Deltaproteobacteria bacterium:
- a CDS encoding type II toxin-antitoxin system VapC family toxin gives MKLLLDTHTLLWATSDEKKLSTEIRDQIANPGNIVFVSLVSLWELRIKESIKKINLPRHFYQSLIPAGYEILSLTLAHLEAYAHLPLYHRDPFDRMLVAQAKLEQLVLLTRDPELEKYDVHLLKA, from the coding sequence ACTTTATTATGGGCGACTTCAGACGAAAAAAAACTCAGTACTGAGATTCGTGATCAGATTGCCAATCCTGGCAATATCGTTTTTGTGAGTTTGGTTTCTCTTTGGGAATTGCGCATCAAAGAATCGATAAAGAAGATAAATTTACCTCGTCATTTTTATCAAAGTCTTATCCCAGCTGGTTATGAAATTCTCTCTTTGACCCTTGCTCATCTTGAGGCCTACGCCCATCTTCCTCTGTATCATCGGGATCCTTTTGATCGTATGTTGGTGGCCCAAGCCAAGCTGGAACAGTTAGTACTTCTAACCCGCGATCCTGAATTAGAAAAATATGATGTCCATTTACTTAAAGCTTAA